The genomic segment TGTTGGTCTCAAGTGCTGCCCACAGTCAGTATGGAGTACCGGCGCCGATGCGCTAATCGTGGGTTAGGCTGTGTATCTATCAGGACACACAGTTCAGGGCCACAAGCGGAAGGGAGCCGGTCATGAAGGAGAAGGTACGATCTTCAGGTTTGGATGCCCATTGCCGAGACGATCGCGGTAGCAGTCCGAGAGCCGGATGGTGAGGTCCGCGGCCTAGGCACGATTCCGAACCGCGCCGAGTCGATTCGCAAGTTGATCAGAAAGCTGGGCCCGGCAGAGAAGTTGAGAGCTTGTCATGAGGCGGGGCCAACGGTTACGTTGTGTACTGGCAACTCGCCGAAGTGGGCGTTCAGTGCGAGGTGGTGGCGCCGACCTGGTACCGGTCAAGGCTGATGATCGGGTAAAGACAGATCGGCGGGAGCAGAGAAGCCGGCGGGTTGCTTTAGATCCGGTGATCTGACCGCGGTATGGGTTCCCGATGAAGGCTCCGAGGCGTTACGACATCTGGTGCGTGCTCGTGAAGCCGCCAAGCAGGACCAGATGCGAGCGCGGCATCGGCTGAGCAAGTTTCTTTTGCGCTCCGGCCAGAGTCCACCAACCGGCGTTAAACGACCCTATCTGATCTGGGTTGCGCAGCTGCGGTTCACGCAGCCAGCTCAGGAGTCCAGTCGACAGGATTATCTGCACGAGGCCGGCACATGCGTACGCGGGTGATGCGTCTGGAGCATGCCATCACCGAAGCAGTGAAGCTGGCCTCAGCCGCTTTGCAGCAAGTCATCAATGACCTGCAGGCGCTTCGCGGTATCGCAGATATCTCGGCTGTGACCCTTGCGGCCGAGCTGGGCAAGGTATCTCGTCTTGCCAGTGCTCGAGAGATGATGGGTTATTGCGGAGCGGTGCCGAGCGAAGACTCTAGTGGCAAGCGAATCAGGCGCGGGGGCATCACTAAATGGGCAATGCGCACCTGCGACGAATCGTCGGCGAAGCAGCGTGGAGCTATCGTCGGTCATCGTGCATCTGGTATGGCTTGCTGAAGGGGGCAAGAGAGCATTTCGGAAGAAGCGAAGGAAATTGCGTGGAAAGCGAAACACCGCAATGCACAAGCGATATATGAAGCTGGGTGCGGCTGGAAAGCCCCAAGGGAAGATCATTACCGTCGTCGCTCGTGAGTTGCTGGGCTTTGTCCGGGCTATTG from the Occallatibacter riparius genome contains:
- a CDS encoding transposase, whose product is MRTRVMRLEHAITEAVKLASAALQQVINDLQALRGIADISAVTLAAELGKVSRLASAREMMGYCGAVPSEDSSGKRIRRGGITKWAMRTCDESSAKQRGAIVGHRASGMAC